One segment of Anatilimnocola aggregata DNA contains the following:
- a CDS encoding OB-fold protein produces the protein MDQLSQFRSPAGAAAYFELGRNALDEGKTTGGLMDYDSRFKRHGPAAEQTFLTWLATAPEDNKAGDLKAAMIGMQLKEIGGEAALVELAKLTSSAHPNVAKTAQEISDEIQRKIDQEKKNEAQARADDETTPTPISPDVKLAVMARTLDDEFRHDPEGTRKKYNGQLIEVVGDLSSIRYTFQGKTSYTLMTNAGPMSMSFLCYGTQALHSKQFVPGQRVVIKGRADLEGMLSLKEAQIIDAKGPEPIEVTSEALVQEFADPEKIAAASKKYAGRWLLVTGKIKELQGNNNHASLVTGVDREVQLSLIEIPEAQQKALQVGQTIVFLGRFDKYDPYQVEVELDNCVLVARPAGP, from the coding sequence ATGGACCAGCTGAGCCAGTTTCGCAGTCCAGCGGGTGCCGCGGCCTACTTCGAACTGGGGCGCAACGCCCTGGACGAAGGCAAAACTACCGGCGGACTGATGGACTACGATTCCCGATTCAAACGTCACGGCCCGGCTGCGGAGCAAACGTTTCTCACCTGGCTCGCCACCGCGCCCGAAGACAACAAAGCGGGCGATCTGAAGGCAGCCATGATCGGCATGCAATTGAAAGAAATCGGCGGCGAAGCGGCTCTCGTCGAACTCGCTAAGCTGACATCGTCGGCCCATCCCAACGTGGCGAAAACGGCCCAAGAAATCAGCGACGAGATTCAACGGAAGATCGATCAAGAGAAAAAGAACGAAGCTCAGGCCCGCGCCGATGACGAAACGACGCCCACGCCCATTTCGCCCGACGTCAAGCTGGCCGTGATGGCCCGCACACTCGACGATGAATTTCGCCATGATCCGGAAGGGACGCGCAAAAAGTACAACGGCCAACTAATCGAGGTCGTGGGCGACCTCTCCTCAATTCGCTACACATTTCAAGGCAAGACCAGCTACACCTTGATGACCAATGCGGGTCCGATGAGCATGAGTTTTCTTTGCTATGGTACGCAGGCCCTTCACTCCAAGCAGTTCGTTCCTGGTCAGCGCGTCGTGATCAAGGGCCGCGCCGATCTCGAAGGAATGTTGTCTCTTAAAGAAGCGCAGATCATCGACGCCAAAGGCCCCGAGCCAATTGAAGTCACCAGCGAAGCACTCGTGCAAGAATTCGCCGACCCCGAGAAGATCGCAGCTGCTTCCAAAAAGTACGCTGGCCGCTGGTTGCTCGTCACCGGCAAGATCAAAGAACTGCAAGGGAACAACAATCACGCGTCGCTCGTTACCGGCGTCGACAGGGAAGTGCAGCTTTCCCTAATCGAAATTCCCGAGGCCCAACAAAAAGCACTTCAAGTGGGTCAGACCATCGTCTTCCTCGGCCGCTTCGACAAGTACGATCCCTATCAAGTCGAAGTCGAACTCGACAATTGCGTGCTCGTCGCCAGACCGGCAGGACCGTAA